In one window of Halomarina pelagica DNA:
- a CDS encoding transcriptional regulator: MNDVTFAVLGTGGIGRRTLAVSEHRDDLVPVAACDRDGVAIDHDGLDVDELLAATEGNVASDGGASAVEEVGGGTGVAASTQAVPTDTPIDDVVAESDAIDAVLIALPNLEHDFVPRVADRFVAADYSGVLVDVLKRSRVIGMLDDRADAFEEHGVTFVCGAGATPGFLTGAAALAAQSFVEVEAVEIWWGVGLESGYEDNRGTVREDVAHLDGYDVETIRGMSDDEIEAIVDEHDGVLEFRDMAHADDVLLERAGICDAEDVTVGGILDLTSDEKPTTTTVRVTGTTFDGARGTNVFRLDDATSMAANVNGPALGYLKAAVGRNRAGEYGVFGPAELMPEF, from the coding sequence ATGAACGACGTTACATTCGCCGTACTCGGCACCGGCGGTATCGGCCGACGAACGCTCGCCGTCTCGGAGCACAGGGACGACCTCGTTCCCGTCGCGGCCTGCGACCGCGACGGCGTCGCGATCGACCACGACGGACTCGACGTGGACGAACTGCTGGCCGCGACGGAGGGTAACGTCGCCTCCGACGGCGGCGCGTCCGCGGTCGAGGAGGTGGGCGGGGGGACGGGCGTCGCGGCCTCGACGCAGGCCGTGCCGACCGACACGCCGATCGACGACGTCGTCGCCGAGAGCGACGCCATCGACGCGGTGCTGATCGCGCTCCCGAACCTCGAACACGACTTCGTCCCGCGGGTCGCAGATCGCTTCGTGGCGGCCGACTACTCGGGCGTCCTCGTCGACGTGCTCAAGCGCTCGCGGGTCATCGGGATGCTCGACGACCGCGCCGACGCGTTCGAGGAGCACGGCGTCACGTTCGTCTGCGGGGCGGGCGCGACGCCGGGCTTCCTGACGGGCGCGGCGGCGCTGGCCGCCCAGTCGTTCGTCGAGGTCGAGGCGGTCGAGATCTGGTGGGGCGTCGGCCTCGAATCGGGCTACGAGGACAACCGGGGGACGGTCCGAGAGGACGTCGCGCACCTCGACGGGTACGACGTCGAGACGATCCGCGGGATGAGCGACGACGAGATCGAGGCGATCGTCGACGAGCACGACGGCGTCCTCGAGTTCCGCGACATGGCGCACGCCGACGACGTCCTGCTGGAGCGGGCGGGGATCTGCGACGCCGAGGACGTCACCGTCGGCGGCATCCTCGACCTCACGTCTGACGAGAAGCCCACGACCACGACCGTGCGGGTGACGGGCACGACGTTCGACGGCGCGCGGGGGACGAACGTCTTCCGACTGGACGACGCCACGAGCATGGCGGCGAACGTCAACGGTCCCGCGCTGGGGTACCTGAAGGCGGCGGTCGGACGGAACCGGGCGGGCGAGTACGGCGTCTTCGGCCCGGCGGAGCTGATGCCGGAGTTCTGA
- the bioB gene encoding biotin synthase BioB, translating into MVYETGNRTIDDAVARVLAGESLDRTDGLALLAQPTDDLAAAADAVRARFGDGTVDACSIVNAKAGNCAEDCGFCAQSVHFDTGIDTYDLLDPEAILDAARRAERDGAQRFGIVVAEKGVSKERRPDEWAKVLEAIRLVREETDVAVDASLGILTEEEARILAAEGVGHYNHNIETSPRFFPEVVGTHAFEDRVETLERAKAAGMDLCAGVILGMGETPTDRVEAAVALQEVGVSSLPVNVLDPVVGTPLGDALGDSAAISTEEIVETVAVYRLLHPHARVRLTGGREVNLDEDEQHLPFRAGADGILTGDYLTTEGQSPGDDIRVVERAGLSPNTAVNDFDPEAVKARSAGDCNGEGTAEVASDAGPSE; encoded by the coding sequence GTGGTTTACGAGACGGGAAATCGGACGATAGACGACGCGGTCGCGCGGGTGCTGGCCGGCGAGTCGCTCGACCGGACCGACGGGCTGGCGTTGCTGGCACAGCCGACCGACGACCTCGCGGCGGCGGCCGACGCCGTCCGCGCCCGGTTCGGCGACGGCACGGTCGACGCCTGTAGCATCGTGAACGCGAAGGCCGGCAACTGCGCGGAGGACTGCGGGTTCTGCGCGCAGTCGGTCCACTTCGACACCGGTATCGACACGTACGACCTCCTCGACCCCGAGGCGATCCTCGACGCGGCCAGGCGGGCCGAGCGCGACGGCGCACAACGGTTCGGCATCGTCGTCGCCGAGAAGGGCGTCAGCAAGGAACGTCGGCCCGACGAGTGGGCGAAGGTGCTCGAAGCGATCCGCCTCGTGCGCGAGGAGACCGACGTGGCGGTCGACGCCAGCCTCGGCATCCTCACCGAGGAGGAGGCGCGGATCCTCGCCGCGGAGGGGGTCGGTCACTACAATCACAACATAGAGACCTCCCCGCGCTTCTTCCCGGAGGTCGTCGGGACCCACGCCTTCGAGGACCGGGTGGAGACGCTCGAACGCGCGAAGGCCGCGGGGATGGACCTCTGTGCGGGCGTCATCCTCGGGATGGGTGAGACGCCCACCGACCGCGTCGAGGCCGCCGTCGCGCTCCAGGAGGTGGGCGTCTCCTCGCTCCCGGTGAACGTGCTCGACCCCGTGGTTGGGACGCCGCTGGGTGATGCGCTCGGCGACTCGGCGGCCATCTCCACCGAGGAGATCGTCGAGACCGTCGCCGTCTACCGACTGCTCCACCCGCACGCGCGGGTGCGGCTCACGGGCGGGCGCGAGGTCAACCTCGACGAGGACGAACAGCACCTCCCCTTCCGGGCCGGTGCGGACGGCATCCTGACCGGCGACTACCTCACCACCGAGGGCCAGTCGCCCGGCGACGACATCCGCGTCGTCGAGCGGGCCGGGCTGTCGCCGAACACGGCCGTGAACGACTTCGACCCGGAGGCGGTCAAGGCCCGCTCGGCGGGCGACTGCAACGGGGAGGGGACGGCGGAGGTCGCGAGCGACGCGGGGCCGAGCGAGTGA
- a CDS encoding cation diffusion facilitator family transporter, whose amino-acid sequence MDRVAALRRVGLVVLGVNLLLALAKGGVYLSTGSIAVGSEAVNSLADAVYSLVVVAGLYLTTQPPDEVHPHGHERIEPFVSLFVALGVFAAGGVVLWQALEAALAGGASGHDGPLAAGVLAVGAVAKYLLYRYCRRMAATYNSPALEATALDNRADILTAAAALAGVLGAAAGFGVLDPLAGAVVALGILYTGVEIVRDNLNYLVGAAPSDELQAEIVDRALAHPEVQGVHDVVAHYVGPEVDVSLHIEIEGERTVSEAHDIETAVVTAIRDIDEVDDVFVHLDPRELGEWKEEGGENGERVDLDGSTDAS is encoded by the coding sequence ATGGACCGCGTCGCCGCCCTCCGCCGCGTCGGCCTCGTCGTTCTCGGGGTCAACCTGCTGCTCGCGCTCGCCAAGGGCGGCGTCTACCTGTCCACGGGGAGCATCGCGGTCGGGAGCGAGGCGGTCAACAGCCTCGCCGACGCGGTCTACAGCCTCGTCGTCGTCGCGGGGCTCTACCTCACGACGCAACCGCCCGACGAGGTCCACCCCCACGGCCACGAGCGCATCGAGCCGTTCGTCTCGCTGTTCGTCGCGCTCGGGGTCTTCGCCGCCGGCGGGGTCGTGCTCTGGCAGGCGCTGGAGGCCGCGCTCGCGGGCGGCGCGAGCGGGCACGACGGCCCCCTCGCGGCCGGCGTGCTCGCCGTCGGCGCGGTCGCCAAGTACCTCCTCTATCGCTACTGTCGCCGGATGGCGGCGACGTACAACTCGCCCGCGCTGGAGGCGACGGCGCTCGACAACCGCGCGGACATCCTCACCGCGGCGGCGGCGCTGGCCGGCGTCCTCGGCGCGGCCGCCGGGTTCGGCGTCCTCGATCCGCTCGCCGGCGCGGTCGTCGCCCTCGGCATCCTCTACACGGGCGTCGAGATCGTCCGCGACAACCTGAACTACCTCGTCGGGGCGGCCCCGTCGGACGAACTCCAGGCGGAGATCGTCGACCGGGCGCTGGCACACCCCGAAGTGCAGGGCGTTCACGACGTCGTCGCCCACTACGTCGGTCCCGAGGTGGACGTGAGCCTCCACATCGAGATCGAGGGCGAGCGCACCGTCTCCGAGGCCCACGACATCGAGACCGCCGTCGTGACGGCGATCCGTGACATCGACGAGGTCGACGACGTGTTCGTCCACCTCGACCCGAGGGAACTCGGCGAGTGGAAGGAGGAGGGCGGGGAGAACGGAGAGCGCGTCGACCTCGACGGGTCGACGGACGCCTCCTAA
- a CDS encoding HIT family protein: MEQLVAPWRIEWVERDRSDDVDGCVFCELPERTNDRRNRIVARSEHAYVLLNNYPYNPGHAMVIPYRHTGDYRDLDDRELLDHARLKQATFDALEAALGPDAFNAGLNLGGPAGGSITDHLHTHVVPRWGGDTNFMPVIADTKVIVEAIDETYDRLHEAFAAREGATVDEDGAVRVDDA; encoded by the coding sequence ATGGAGCAACTGGTCGCCCCCTGGCGCATCGAGTGGGTCGAACGGGACCGGTCCGACGACGTCGACGGCTGCGTGTTCTGCGAACTGCCGGAGCGAACGAACGACCGACGAAACCGCATCGTCGCCCGGTCGGAGCACGCCTACGTGCTCCTCAACAACTACCCCTACAACCCCGGGCACGCGATGGTCATCCCCTACCGACACACCGGCGACTACCGCGACCTCGACGACCGGGAACTGCTCGACCACGCCCGCCTGAAGCAGGCGACGTTCGACGCCCTGGAGGCCGCGCTCGGGCCGGATGCCTTCAACGCCGGACTGAACCTCGGCGGCCCCGCGGGCGGCTCCATCACCGACCACCTGCACACCCACGTCGTCCCCCGGTGGGGCGGCGACACCAACTTCATGCCCGTGATCGCCGACACGAAGGTGATCGTCGAGGCCATCGACGAGACGTACGACCGTCTCCACGAGGCGTTCGCGGCGCGGGAAGGGGCGACCGTCGACGAGGACGGTGCCGTGCGCGTCGATGACGCATAA
- a CDS encoding DUF7835 family putative zinc beta-ribbon protein, with protein sequence MAATRNQSNDMLEGCADCGRETPHSVRLEIRTESQKSENAQFSREPYRVSTCRICGAETALRMNNA encoded by the coding sequence ATGGCAGCAACACGCAACCAGTCGAACGATATGCTCGAAGGCTGCGCCGACTGCGGCCGTGAGACGCCCCATTCGGTACGCCTCGAGATACGCACGGAGAGCCAGAAGTCCGAGAACGCGCAGTTCTCCCGCGAGCCCTATCGCGTCAGCACGTGCCGCATCTGCGGGGCGGAGACGGCGCTGCGCATGAACAACGCGTAG
- a CDS encoding twin-arginine translocation signal domain-containing protein — MNRRRFVATAGAAVASLTLAGCTEYGTDNPGAPSGDDPDDGSESGDSSNES, encoded by the coding sequence ATGAACCGACGACGATTCGTCGCGACGGCCGGCGCGGCGGTCGCGAGCCTCACGCTCGCCGGTTGCACCGAGTACGGGACGGACAACCCCGGTGCCCCGTCGGGCGACGATCCCGACGACGGGTCGGAGAGCGGCGACTCCTCGAACGAGTCGTGA
- the map gene encoding type II methionyl aminopeptidase has translation MSDVDLTSEQYEKHREAGRILARVRDEAAERVEVGASHLDVAERAEERIRELGGEPAFPVNISIDHEAAHATPGIDDEATFGEEMVNLDIGVHVDGWLADTAITVDLSGHADLAEASAEALDAALDVVEPGVRTGEIGAEIESVIDGYGYNPVVNLTGHGLGHWQQHVPPNIPNRAVESGVELDVGDVVAIEPFATDGSGKVGEGPTEEIFALERERSVRNRQARQALEQITEEFRTLPFATRWLDVDRAEMAVRRLKQQGVLHGYPVLQEAEGTLVSQKEHTIVVTDDGCEVTTRSR, from the coding sequence ATGAGCGACGTCGACCTCACGTCGGAACAGTACGAGAAACACCGCGAGGCGGGGCGGATCCTCGCGCGGGTCCGCGACGAGGCCGCAGAGCGCGTCGAGGTGGGCGCGAGTCACCTCGACGTGGCCGAGCGCGCGGAGGAGCGCATCCGCGAACTCGGCGGCGAACCGGCCTTCCCGGTGAACATCTCGATCGACCACGAGGCGGCACACGCCACGCCGGGTATCGACGACGAGGCGACGTTCGGCGAGGAGATGGTCAACCTCGACATCGGCGTGCACGTCGACGGCTGGCTGGCCGACACCGCGATCACGGTCGACCTCTCGGGGCACGCCGACCTCGCCGAGGCTAGCGCCGAGGCGCTCGACGCCGCCCTCGACGTCGTCGAACCCGGCGTCCGGACGGGTGAGATCGGCGCGGAGATCGAGTCCGTCATCGACGGGTACGGCTACAACCCCGTCGTCAACCTCACCGGACACGGCCTGGGCCACTGGCAACAGCACGTCCCGCCGAACATCCCCAACCGGGCGGTCGAATCCGGGGTCGAACTGGACGTCGGCGACGTCGTCGCCATCGAACCGTTCGCCACGGACGGCAGCGGCAAGGTCGGCGAGGGGCCGACGGAGGAGATCTTCGCGCTCGAGCGCGAGCGGTCCGTCCGGAACCGCCAGGCCCGCCAGGCGCTCGAACAGATCACCGAGGAGTTCCGGACGCTCCCGTTCGCCACCCGCTGGCTCGACGTCGACCGCGCCGAGATGGCGGTCCGGCGGCTGAAACAGCAGGGCGTCCTCCACGGCTACCCCGTCCTCCAGGAGGCCGAGGGGACGCTCGTCAGCCAGAAGGAGCACACGATCGTCGTCACCGACGACGGGTGCGAAGTGACGACGCGCTCGCGGTAG
- a CDS encoding metallophosphoesterase, translated as MSNTSRPRRVAPPRGRSDGGTVDGGTVDGEASDGSADLPPLSPDLAAHHERIDAADWERIAVVGDVHGCHDELLDLLDRLDPGEDDLLVFVGDLIRKGPASRAVVELVRDSPNMRAVRGNNEQKYVDDRVECPALAPVAEYIESLPVALSWDGAMVVHGGLDPRRPLVEHTIDDLETTRAIPPGNGYDGPFWFETYRGPPRVFFGHTVLDAPVVSEWAVGLDTGCVYGGSLTAYDCSTGEVLSVPAHETYRERADRKILNPGATDAGTADRP; from the coding sequence ATGTCGAACACGTCGCGTCCACGGCGGGTCGCGCCGCCGCGGGGCCGGTCGGACGGCGGGACGGTGGACGGCGGGACGGTGGACGGCGAAGCGTCGGACGGGTCGGCGGACCTCCCCCCGCTCTCTCCCGACCTCGCCGCGCACCACGAGCGCATCGACGCGGCCGACTGGGAGCGCATCGCCGTCGTCGGCGACGTTCACGGCTGTCACGACGAACTGCTCGATCTCCTGGACCGCCTCGATCCGGGCGAGGACGACCTGCTCGTCTTCGTCGGCGACCTCATCAGGAAGGGTCCCGCCAGCCGCGCCGTCGTCGAACTCGTCAGGGACAGTCCGAACATGCGCGCCGTGCGCGGGAACAACGAACAGAAGTACGTCGACGACCGCGTGGAGTGCCCCGCGCTCGCGCCCGTCGCCGAGTACATCGAGTCTCTCCCGGTGGCCCTCTCGTGGGACGGCGCGATGGTCGTCCACGGCGGACTCGACCCCCGGCGGCCCCTGGTAGAGCACACGATCGACGACCTGGAGACGACCCGCGCCATCCCCCCCGGGAACGGCTACGACGGGCCGTTCTGGTTCGAAACCTACCGCGGACCGCCGCGGGTGTTCTTCGGCCACACGGTCCTCGACGCGCCGGTGGTGAGCGAGTGGGCCGTCGGGCTCGACACCGGGTGCGTCTACGGCGGCTCTCTCACGGCCTACGACTGCTCGACCGGCGAGGTCCTGTCGGTCCCCGCCCACGAGACGTACAGGGAGCGCGCCGACCGGAAGATACTGAACCCGGGCGCGACGGACGCGGGGACCGCGGATCGACCCTGA
- the ppk1 gene encoding polyphosphate kinase 1, with product MPENDGTTDDDTTDDDTTDDDTTDDASDHDETARAANGRGERAAAVARDRPDPNDPPVPDVDLDAPRYYLNRELSELAFQRRVLFEALDERNPLLERVKFLAIVTRNVDEFFMKRVGGLKQLIAAGVTERSPDGRTPEEQLGEVLETVRPLFERQVECYREEIRPALAAAGVRVLDHDDLSPAERADLREYFEASVLPTLTPLTFDPAHPFPFISNLSLSLAVLTRGEDDDEPRFSRVKIPGNRPRLVRVGDEEEGRNGEGEEARFVPLEQIVAANLDLLFPDVEVLDRSVFRVTRNAEVRRNEEVAEGLIEMIEGVLRERRFATVVRLEVESDMPAPVRELLVEQLDLDEREVFERAGPLDFRDFAALCDLDRPDLKLDPWTPQPHHRLAGEERDVFAEIRRGDLLAHHPYHSFEETTQRFLSEAAHDPDVLAIKAAIYRTAHDSKVIESLIEAAQNGKQVAVMVELKARFDEENNLRWVRRLEEEGIHVAYGTVGYKTHSKVALVVREEADGVRLYSHVGTGNYHSETAKTYVDLGVLSADHDVGQDLTRLFNFFTGHSLQKEYRELLVAPVNMRRQFVDRIREEAAHGEDGRIVAKMNALEDPGIVEELYRASMAGARIDLIVRGICRLRPGLPDVSETVRVHSVVGRFLEHSRIFYFEHAEPQYYVGSADWMTRNLDRRVEAVTPVDTPDLQCELRDVLDAMLADNRKRWAMNSDGTYEQRRPDDGEEVRSTHEVLMRRARARATESDGAADGVGHEGSLAGVHEGERE from the coding sequence ATGCCAGAGAACGACGGTACGACGGACGACGACACGACGGACGACGACACGACGGACGACGATACGACGGACGACGCTTCCGACCACGACGAGACGGCCCGCGCCGCGAACGGCCGCGGGGAGCGCGCCGCGGCGGTAGCGCGCGACCGACCCGACCCGAACGACCCCCCGGTCCCCGACGTGGACCTCGACGCCCCGCGGTACTACCTCAACCGCGAACTGAGCGAACTGGCGTTCCAGCGGCGCGTGCTGTTCGAGGCGCTCGACGAGCGCAACCCGCTCCTGGAGCGGGTGAAGTTCCTCGCCATCGTCACGCGGAACGTCGACGAGTTCTTCATGAAGCGCGTCGGCGGGCTGAAACAGCTCATCGCGGCGGGCGTCACGGAACGCTCCCCCGACGGTCGCACCCCGGAGGAGCAACTCGGCGAGGTGCTCGAGACCGTCAGACCGCTGTTCGAGCGGCAGGTCGAGTGCTACCGCGAGGAGATCAGGCCGGCGCTCGCGGCGGCTGGCGTCCGCGTCCTCGATCACGACGACCTCTCGCCCGCGGAGCGGGCCGACCTGCGCGAGTACTTCGAGGCGTCCGTGCTGCCGACGCTGACCCCGTTGACGTTCGATCCGGCGCACCCCTTCCCGTTCATCTCGAACCTCTCGCTGTCGCTCGCGGTGCTGACCCGCGGCGAGGACGACGACGAGCCGCGGTTCTCGCGGGTGAAGATCCCCGGGAACCGTCCGCGGCTCGTGCGGGTGGGAGACGAGGAGGAGGGGAGGAACGGAGAGGGCGAGGAGGCGCGGTTCGTCCCCCTCGAACAGATCGTCGCGGCGAACCTCGACCTGCTCTTTCCCGACGTCGAGGTGCTCGATCGCTCGGTCTTCCGCGTGACGCGCAACGCCGAGGTGCGCCGCAACGAGGAGGTCGCGGAGGGACTGATCGAGATGATCGAGGGCGTCCTCCGCGAGCGCCGGTTCGCGACGGTGGTGCGACTGGAGGTCGAGTCGGACATGCCCGCGCCGGTTCGGGAACTGCTCGTCGAGCAGCTCGACCTCGACGAGCGGGAGGTGTTCGAGCGGGCGGGACCGCTCGACTTCCGCGACTTCGCGGCGCTCTGCGACCTCGATCGACCCGACCTGAAGCTCGACCCGTGGACGCCACAGCCCCACCACCGGCTCGCGGGCGAGGAGCGCGACGTCTTCGCCGAGATCCGCCGGGGCGACCTGCTCGCACACCACCCGTATCACTCCTTCGAGGAGACCACCCAGCGGTTCCTGAGCGAGGCGGCCCACGACCCGGACGTGCTCGCCATCAAGGCGGCCATCTACCGCACGGCGCACGACTCGAAGGTGATCGAGAGCCTGATCGAGGCGGCCCAGAACGGCAAGCAGGTCGCGGTGATGGTCGAACTGAAGGCGCGCTTCGACGAGGAGAACAACCTCCGCTGGGTCCGCCGCCTCGAGGAGGAGGGCATCCACGTCGCCTACGGGACGGTCGGCTACAAGACCCACTCGAAGGTGGCGCTCGTCGTCCGCGAGGAGGCCGACGGCGTCCGCCTCTACTCGCACGTCGGCACCGGCAACTACCACTCCGAGACGGCGAAGACGTACGTCGACCTCGGCGTGCTCAGCGCCGACCACGACGTCGGCCAGGACCTCACCCGACTGTTCAACTTCTTCACCGGCCACTCGCTCCAGAAGGAGTACCGCGAGTTGCTGGTCGCACCCGTCAACATGCGCCGCCAGTTCGTCGACCGCATCCGGGAGGAGGCGGCCCACGGCGAGGACGGTCGGATCGTCGCGAAGATGAACGCGCTCGAGGACCCGGGGATCGTCGAGGAACTCTACCGGGCGTCGATGGCCGGCGCGCGGATCGACCTGATCGTCCGTGGGATCTGTCGCCTCCGCCCCGGCCTCCCCGACGTGAGCGAGACGGTGCGCGTGCACAGCGTCGTCGGGCGGTTCCTCGAACACTCCCGGATATTCTACTTCGAGCACGCAGAGCCGCAGTACTACGTCGGGAGCGCCGACTGGATGACGCGGAACCTCGACCGCCGGGTCGAGGCCGTCACGCCGGTCGACACGCCCGACCTCCAGTGCGAACTGCGGGACGTCCTCGACGCGATGCTCGCGGACAACCGCAAGCGCTGGGCGATGAACTCCGACGGCACGTACGAACAACGCCGCCCCGACGACGGCGAGGAGGTGCGGAGCACCCACGAGGTGCTGATGCGTCGCGCGCGAGCGCGAGCGACGGAGTCCGACGGTGCCGCCGACGGCGTCGGCCACGAGGGATCGCTCGCGGGCGTGCACGAGGGAGAGCGCGAGTGA
- a CDS encoding universal stress protein → MFDRILLPVDGSDPAKRAAAAGLELAETYDAAVDVLCAIEPSRMREEEAARRHREERGAEIVAEVVGMAEGSGVPVETHLVEGRPHRVVVDHVNERGIDLVAMGRRGRTGLGERLLGSVTEPVLRGSDAPVLTVGGDADAGGYENVLVPTDGSGIAERAAPYGADLARRYGATLHLLNVVDVQREGGLFNAGGVDAAFVERLEERGREKVDRLAERVRETDPDAEPRTAVVRGAPHVGILEYADANDVDLVVMSSEGESNLAWQLLGSVADRVLRTVEVPVLIVPSG, encoded by the coding sequence ATGTTCGATCGAATCCTCCTGCCCGTGGACGGAAGCGACCCCGCGAAGCGAGCGGCGGCGGCCGGACTCGAACTCGCGGAGACGTACGACGCGGCAGTGGACGTGCTGTGTGCGATCGAACCGTCCCGGATGCGGGAGGAGGAGGCTGCGCGACGCCATCGAGAGGAGCGCGGAGCCGAGATCGTAGCGGAGGTGGTCGGGATGGCCGAGGGGTCGGGCGTACCGGTCGAGACGCACCTGGTCGAGGGACGGCCCCACAGGGTCGTCGTCGATCACGTGAACGAGCGCGGGATCGACCTCGTCGCGATGGGGCGACGCGGGCGGACCGGACTGGGCGAGCGCCTGCTCGGGAGCGTCACCGAGCCGGTGCTCCGGGGCAGCGACGCCCCGGTGCTCACCGTGGGCGGCGACGCGGACGCCGGGGGGTACGAGAACGTCCTCGTCCCGACGGACGGGAGCGGGATCGCAGAGCGCGCCGCGCCGTACGGGGCCGACCTCGCGCGGCGCTACGGCGCGACGCTCCACCTCCTCAACGTCGTGGACGTGCAGCGGGAGGGGGGACTCTTCAACGCCGGGGGCGTGGACGCCGCGTTCGTCGAGCGACTCGAGGAGCGGGGACGGGAGAAGGTCGACCGCCTCGCGGAGCGCGTGCGCGAGACGGACCCGGACGCGGAGCCCCGCACGGCGGTCGTTCGGGGCGCGCCCCACGTCGGCATCCTCGAGTACGCGGACGCGAACGACGTCGACCTCGTCGTCATGAGTTCCGAGGGGGAGTCGAACCTCGCGTGGCAACTCCTCGGGAGCGTCGCCGACCGAGTCCTCCGCACCGTCGAGGTGCCGGTGCTGATCGTCCCGTCCGGGTGA
- a CDS encoding isoaspartyl peptidase/L-asparaginase, translated as MYVIAHGGAGGAVEEPERRQATLDEATAAGATAATPVDAVVATVRVLESSPRFNAGVGGAIQSDGVVRTDAGIMTDDRLVGAACSMPGVERACEVARIVMEETPHVCVSGVHAVDLAAAFGIETGVDLRSEDTRERWAALDPSPPARDDPRGQLDWLVGEFGGSAATGDDARPEDYDTVGAVATNGETLATCTSTGGRWAALAGRVGDVPQVGSGFFATHAGGASATGAGEDIVRVTLARRAVDHLELGRDPGTAAELAIEEFEDITGSEAGVVVMDRDGASGSAFNSDGMQTSVAGE; from the coding sequence ATGTACGTCATCGCGCACGGCGGGGCCGGCGGGGCCGTCGAGGAACCGGAGCGGCGGCAGGCCACGCTCGACGAGGCGACGGCGGCGGGTGCGACGGCGGCGACGCCGGTGGACGCGGTCGTCGCGACCGTCCGCGTTCTCGAGTCCTCGCCGCGGTTCAACGCGGGGGTCGGCGGCGCGATCCAGTCCGACGGCGTCGTCCGCACCGACGCGGGGATCATGACCGACGACCGTCTGGTCGGGGCGGCCTGCTCGATGCCCGGCGTCGAGCGCGCCTGCGAGGTCGCGCGGATCGTCATGGAGGAGACCCCGCACGTCTGCGTCTCGGGCGTCCACGCGGTCGACCTCGCGGCCGCCTTCGGGATCGAGACGGGCGTCGACCTCCGGAGCGAGGACACCCGCGAGCGGTGGGCGGCCCTCGACCCGTCGCCGCCCGCCCGCGACGACCCGCGGGGGCAACTCGACTGGCTCGTCGGCGAGTTCGGCGGGAGCGCGGCGACCGGCGACGACGCCCGACCGGAGGACTACGACACGGTGGGCGCGGTCGCCACCAACGGCGAGACGCTCGCGACGTGCACCTCCACCGGCGGACGGTGGGCGGCGCTCGCCGGGCGGGTCGGCGACGTGCCGCAGGTCGGATCGGGCTTCTTCGCCACGCACGCGGGCGGCGCGAGCGCGACGGGCGCGGGCGAGGACATCGTCCGCGTGACGCTCGCCCGGCGCGCGGTGGACCACCTCGAACTCGGCCGCGACCCGGGGACGGCCGCCGAACTCGCGATCGAGGAGTTCGAGGACATCACGGGGAGCGAGGCGGGCGTCGTCGTCATGGACCGCGACGGGGCTTCGGGAAGCGCGTTCAACTCCGACGGGATGCAGACGAGCGTCGCCGGCGAGTAG